The proteins below are encoded in one region of Pseudomonas sp. SCB32:
- the narL gene encoding two-component system response regulator NarL: protein MTATPTDDRARILLVDDHPMMRKGVIQLLEFEDDLQVVGEAGSGEEALHMAAELEPDMILLDLNMKGMTGLDTLRAMRENGEAARIVVFTVSDDRNDVINVLRAGADGYLLKDMDPERLLEHIRQAATGQLTISPQLTQVLAQALRGDDRPKGIEELTDRERQILRQLAHGYSNKMIARKLDITEGTVKVHVKRVLHKLGMRSRVEAAVWAVENHLV, encoded by the coding sequence ATGACGGCCACCCCCACCGACGACCGTGCGCGCATCCTGCTCGTCGACGATCACCCGATGATGCGCAAGGGCGTGATCCAGCTGCTGGAGTTCGAGGACGACCTGCAAGTGGTGGGCGAAGCCGGCAGCGGCGAAGAGGCGCTGCACATGGCCGCGGAACTGGAGCCGGACATGATCCTGCTCGACCTCAACATGAAGGGCATGACCGGCCTCGACACCCTGCGCGCCATGCGCGAGAACGGCGAGGCCGCGCGCATCGTGGTGTTCACCGTCTCCGATGACCGCAATGACGTGATCAACGTGCTGCGCGCCGGCGCCGACGGCTACCTGCTCAAGGACATGGACCCCGAGCGCCTGCTGGAACACATTCGCCAGGCCGCTACAGGCCAGCTCACCATCAGCCCGCAGCTGACCCAGGTGCTGGCCCAGGCCTTGCGCGGCGACGACCGGCCCAAGGGCATCGAGGAGCTGACCGACCGCGAGCGGCAGATCCTCCGCCAGCTCGCCCATGGGTACAGCAACAAGATGATCGCGCGCAAACTCGACATCACCGAAGGCACCGTGAAGGTCCACGTGAAGCGTGTGCTGCACAAGCTGGGGATGCGCTCGCGGGTGGAAGCGGCGGTGTGGGCGGTGGAGAACCACCTGGTCTGA